In Miscanthus floridulus cultivar M001 chromosome 8, ASM1932011v1, whole genome shotgun sequence, the sequence GTTTTACGGGTGAGTCTGCTGCTGCAAGATTTGCTGAGAAAAGGGCCCGTGACAGTGACACATATCCACCTCCGGCACGGCAGTTTTCAGAGCCTCCCTTATCATCATATGATGGAACTGGCTGCTGATAAACTTAGCTGAAGTTGCTATTTTCGTTGGCCTAGATGGCTTTGATCGGAAGCGTTGCTGATACTTGCACGTTTTTACATGTCTTGATCAGGTATATCACCTCAGACTGCGACGCGGTGGCCATCATCCATGATGCGCAAGGGTATGCCAAGACGGCAGAAGATGCAGTTGCAGATGTGCTCAAAGCTGGTACGAGTTCACTGCTCTAGTTATTAACAACACAAACACTTAATCCGTGATCATACTATCTGAATATTTTCTTTTTGAAATACTCCTGGGGCTATTCGGACAGTCTGTTACGATAGGTGACTGAACTTTAACTAAAAGTTGATTTGGCATTTTGGCTCCAACTAACTGCTCCTGCATGCTCATATATACCTTTCATCCTGTCTTGTTGATCTGATCATCTGAGCAACCCAATCCGCTACAAATAATTGCTATCATGACGAACATCGTGATATCATGAGCTTCCAGGTGTCACCGGAAAAGGACTAGATAAGCATGTACAGTAACTATTCTGCTATCTAGGCTTAGTCTAAAACGACTAAAGCCTAAACGGCTCAAGTCAACAATGACAGTGAAAACGAGGTCCACATCAACAATAACCAATAATGCAGCAGTATGAACTTTCATTCAAAAAATGCAGCAGTATGAACTTCTCTCAACCAAATTCAGAAGAGTTGGTGAAAAAATTGAAACGATAAACGCAATGCCCCCCAAGATACTCAGAAATACGTTTCTGACCCTTTTTCGTATTCCGATCGCAAAACTTTCAGGAATGGACGTGAACTGCGGCGGCTACGTGCAGGAGCACGGAGCGTCTGCGCTCCAGCAAGGGAAGATCACGGAGCAGGACATCGACAGAGCCCTGCACAACCTGTTCGCCGTCAGGATGAGGCTGGGGCTCTTCAACGGCGACCCCAGGCGGAACCGGTACGGCAACATCGGGCCCGACCAGGTGTGCACGCAGGAGCACCAGGACCTCGCCCTGGAGGCGGCGCAGGACGGCATCGTCTTGCTCAAGAACGACGGCGGCGCGCTTCCACTGTCCAAGTCCAGTGTCGCGTCCCTCGCCGTGATCGGGTTCAACGCGAACGACGCCACCAGGCTTCTCGGCAACTACTTCGGCCCGCCGTGCGTGACGCTGACGCCGCTCCAGGTGCTGCAGGGCTACGTGAAGGGCACGAGCTTCGTCGCCGGCTGCAACTCGGCCGCCTGCAACGTCACGACGATCCCCGAGGCGGTCCAGGCGGCGAGCTCGGCGGACTACGTTGTCTTGTTCATGGGGCTGGATCAGGATCAGGAGAGGGAGGAGGTTGACCGGCTGGACCTGACGCTACCGGGACAGCAGCAGACCCTCATCGAGAGCGTCGCGAACGCCGCGAAGAAGCCGGTGGTCCTCGTGCTGCTTTGCGGCGGGCCCGTGGATGTGAGCTTCGCCAAGACGAACCCCAAGATCGGGGCCATCCTGTGGGCTGGCTACCCCGGCGAGGCCGGCGGCATTGCCATCGCACAGGTCCTCTTCGGAGAGCACAACCCCGGTGAGGTTTCGTCCATTTCCTGTTTCCTCTGAACGAACAAAACTCTGGCATGGCAAACCACCAGCTCCAAAAACACAAAGAAATCATCTTAATTTCTTCTTCGGCAGGTGGAAGGCTGCCCGTGACGTGGTATCCCCAAGACTTCACGAGAGTGCCCATGACGGACATGAGGATGCGCGCCGACCCACCCACGGGCTACCCCGGCCGGACGTACCGGTTCTACCGCGGCCCGACCGTGTTCAACTTCGGCTACGGCCTCAGCTACTCCAAGTACTCCCACCACTTCGTCACGAAGCCGCCTCTCATGAGCAACATCGCCGGCCTGAAGGCGCTGGAGACGACGGCGGGCGGCATGGCGAGCTACGACGTGGAGGCCATCGGGTCGGAGACGTGCGACCGGCTCAAGTTCCCGGCGGTGGTGCGGGTGCAGAACCACGGGCCCATGGACGGGAAGCACCCGGTGCTGGTGTTCCTGCGCTGGCCCAACGCGACGGACGGCAGCGGCCGGCCGGCCAGACAACTGATCGGGTTCCAGAGCCTGCACCTGAGGGCGATGCAGACGGCGCACGTGGAGTTCGAGGTGAGCCCCTGCAAGCACTTCAGCCGGGCGACGGAGGACGGCAGGAAGGTGATCGATCAGGGCTCGCACTTCGTGATGGTCGGCGAGGATGAGTTTGAGATGAGCTTCATGGCATGATCCcggttgtgaattgtgatggaAGCCTTGAGCGTTTCCTCATAATTCCGATGCTCTCTTAACTTATTCAAACGAGAAAAGGGTAATTTGAGCAAGATTACGGCATTATTGATGCCAGAGGTTCATTGATAAAAGTCTCCCCTCTCCTTCTGTTCTTTTCGAACAAGCTAAGGCAAGTAGGAATTATATTGATTATTAACTTGATGAGGCGTATATTAGAAAAAGTTCACTGACATAAATTATTAAATCAGAAACATTAAACCATTAATTTAGTATATCCTAATAGCATTAATAATAATATCCATTTAATCTATTCTGTTTTATAAGAAGTTACGAACTCTCAGTGAAACGACCACGATAACTCAGAGGGGATAGAATTAGGTCACTTAAAAATTATGGTAAAAAACTGTTATAAGACTTACGTAAATTTAATTTTACCATGGTTGAAAAAAACATAAGATATCCATTCGACGATATCAGACGGTGCAAAAATAGGATGTACCTATGTGAAAGTATCTAGATGTACTAAATAAGGACGGTACCAAAATTAAATTAGATGGGACCAATACTAAAATACGTGGAATCAGTTTTTTTTTCGGTTATGGGTAAATGGTAATTTTAGCAAGGAGCAGGGGTTCGTGGGCGAGCCCGCCGCGGGCGTGCTGGCCCGCGTGGACCGAGCAGGGTCTTGTCCGCCGCGAGCGACCTGTGCAGCAGGCTCCCGTGCCGGCGAGGCTCGACTCCATGGCCTGCGCGCAGCTCACCAGCAGCGTGCGCATGTCCACCTGCTGCTGGAGAACAAGTCAAGAGGAGGCAAGGCAACGACAGCTTCTTGCATGGCGACGTGGACAAGGCAATTGATCATTATACCGAAGCTGTGCCCCCTGAGCAGGAGTGAGCCACTGTCCGGTGCTGCACAGCAGCTGCAAAGCAGTGCCGGCTCGCGCGGCACGAGGCCGACGCGGCGGTGAGCGACGCGACATGCGGACTCGTCCTGGCGGCCGGCGAACGTTCATGCCAGGAGCCTGTGGCGCCGCGTGCAGGCCTACGACATGAAGGGCATGGGCAGGGAGAGCCTCCTGGACTGTCTGGACTTCGCTGGAGCATGGTTCGACGGCCGGAAACACCCTCGGAGTGCGGCGTGAACCCGAAGCTGCCGTACTGCGTCGCTCGGATGATCAGCAAGCAGATGAGCGTCGCTCGGTTACGAAACTACCCTAAATATTACAAAttatatttaataaaaatatttctCAATTAGTTagctaaaaaatagaaaaaataaaagTACATAGAGGTACCAAGGTACTTGTCCAACCATTATAAAAAATCTCAAATTTATCTAGATGTGCACTAGTTTTTTCTCGGCGTTGCTATCTCTGACCCAAAAGGAGTTTCACATCTAATCATATAAACTAATCTAGCTAACTACACTAGTAGGGAGGTAAAAGCGGGTAAACCATAAAATACAACCACTAAACGTGAAAACATAAATTAAGTTAGAAAATTGAAACTCGTATACAGGATGACACGTGGAATGCCAAATCATGCGTCTGAAACGCACTAAACGTCGCCAAATCATGTTTTTGGTTAGAAAAGGCGAGGGGCCAAAGGCCCAGGTATTGGTGCATTGGGCCCTCCTCGGTCCACGCATGGGCCTAGTGCTTGGCGAAGCCGGCCGACTGATGGTCTTCGACAATCGTCAGGTCCCCAGACCGGCAAGCATGAATGGCAGGCATGCGTGCGCCGACCGCGGGCGGAACCGCGGTGCGCCGATGGTCGATGGAGCTCCACTAGCAGGCTGCGGCTAACAAAGTTGAGGCTACGGCCTGCTGTTTTCATTCAGAACTTCAAAGTTGAAGCAGCCCCGTGTTATAGAAACAGCAGGCGTGGCTGTGAAccgaatttttttataatttagctCTTTTTTTAAAGTTTCTGACAAATAGACCCCGACGGAAAGAATTATaaaaatagacccttagctcggcgctatTGATGCTGGCGTCGAGGTAGGCagcagcgtctctggcgccgagttCCTTGACACGGTGGACGCCCTGGCAGGGAGcttggcgccagtcactctggcgctgagctcggcgccaagatctatggtgccgagctcgacgccatagtgactgacgccgagctcccaacatttaaccccggcccaaccttcctgcccaagCGTTCTTCCTCTTGTTTCTCATCTCTtttgggttttttctctccccacttcaccctacctcacgaatcggtatattggaccttgaaaaccttgatttgatccgtagatcttcgagagcaaggtatcctcgctcccctcctaatttttttcgcatcgattcggtatatattaatcggatttttcaacctaagaatcgtcatcacttagggtttcattatatccctcaatatatatattatgggtgcatgtagttatgttatgggttcattgttgtgcatgtagttatgttatggattcattgttgtgcatcaaatggaaaaccctaggtttagggtttaatgttaactgctttcgttTCTGAGAACGAAAttagttgtattgtagttatggttctcattgatttTTATTTGTGATATTTTGATTTATGTTGGTTAAATTatatccgttttgttagatgcaagaaatgtttcgggaggagttttgacgaaaacggggtcgtcctcgagaattataccccgacgcgtctagcaaagatgcccccgtccctcctgaactccctatccctaactgtgactgtggtttcccgacccatgtttttcaatcaaaatatccggacacagcggcgcgttgcttctacacatgcagtcgttttaatgtaagaaattgtttacactatcatttttttatttgtgtaagtatgctactaatattttgttggaatctcattgtgtatgaccatgagaggtgttttttctttcagtggatcgacggtgcaaacaagtttgatcctaggtacctccttttcgacgattggtttagagggagacatccacgtgagcacttcaagcggtgggttccacccccaaCCCTacgccaatgatggctaaggagaagcacataGCCGCAGTTAAACGACTCGAGGAACCTGctctgtgcgattgtggagatcgagctgtgataaaccctgagaatacgttagagtttgtgtgtccaaacaagcatgaagtaaatgcaaagtgtatgtgttcaaatcttgagctatatgtgttcatgtactaatgtctcattatttaggtgttttcaatgacgaagtgtcgtttcaacgaatggttgtatggtcctaagaaccaatggccagaagaaccgcggagggttaaggaaaagaagaaagaaagggtaatctacaaagcacctcctgtcatgtgcgaatatggtgtttaatccaactatggcctagtcccttcggagattggaataggccattattgcagccatatgattgagtatgatgaggttcgttatttttgtggtaaacatggaatcgtattttgtttcttttgctaagacatatatgatataatatttctttcaaacagagcactagaaaatgcaggtggaaatgttatgatggtcaagctaaattcttggatgaactgaagaagaggtaaCTAATTATatgaaagaggggatatggacctgactacgtcaacctattcgttaaacatcacaaaaaaagatgcgtgagtttgctagacagcacgGTATTTGCAACCCAATCGATGTTGAGCTTAACAAATGaagattggagaggcggatgacgttagagaggagagggctgaaaggtcctaatggctagaggggggtgaatagcctaataaaaatttctacaacaacacttaacaaaatagttagataattatgaggcgaagcaagtattgcgctagcctactcaaaatgcaagccacctaccacaattctagtttagatagtgtcgatttaCACAAttagtatgacactaccctatgttagtgtgctctcaaaggctaactaatgagccacaccaaccaagca encodes:
- the LOC136474802 gene encoding probable beta-D-xylosidase 7, with amino-acid sequence MEGGRARFSLHVAATAAALVVVLLQLHGGVASEPPYTCGAGAPPNIPFCDAGLPIDRRVDDLVSRMTVAEKISQLGDQSPAIPRLGVPAYKWWSEALHGVSNAGRGIHLDGPLHAATSFPQVILTAASFNPHLWYRIGQVIGVEARAVYNNGQAEGLTFWAPNINVFRDPRWGRGQETPGEDPTMTGKYAAVFVRGVQGYGLAGAVNSRNLEASACCKHFTAYDLENWHGITRYVYDAKVTAQDLEDTYNPPFKSCVEDGHASGIMCSYNRVNGVPTCADYNLLSKTARQNWGFYGYITSDCDAVAIIHDAQGYAKTAEDAVADVLKAGMDVNCGGYVQEHGASALQQGKITEQDIDRALHNLFAVRMRLGLFNGDPRRNRYGNIGPDQVCTQEHQDLALEAAQDGIVLLKNDGGALPLSKSSVASLAVIGFNANDATRLLGNYFGPPCVTLTPLQVLQGYVKGTSFVAGCNSAACNVTTIPEAVQAASSADYVVLFMGLDQDQEREEVDRLDLTLPGQQQTLIESVANAAKKPVVLVLLCGGPVDVSFAKTNPKIGAILWAGYPGEAGGIAIAQVLFGEHNPGGRLPVTWYPQDFTRVPMTDMRMRADPPTGYPGRTYRFYRGPTVFNFGYGLSYSKYSHHFVTKPPLMSNIAGLKALETTAGGMASYDVEAIGSETCDRLKFPAVVRVQNHGPMDGKHPVLVFLRWPNATDGSGRPARQLIGFQSLHLRAMQTAHVEFEVSPCKHFSRATEDGRKVIDQGSHFVMVGEDEFEMSFMA